One part of the Polyangiaceae bacterium genome encodes these proteins:
- a CDS encoding RHS repeat-associated core domain-containing protein: protein MTRGGQEPGTRYLHVDHLGSIETTTKENGSIDERRSYDAFGARRNPEWGGPSIAFTSKTKKGYTGHEEADEFGLVNMKGRVYDPRIGRFTTTDPIIANVYNGQSFGAYSYVRNNPLTFVDPSGFTEEEARRLWRVEETGQLGIHITFDQLPAPTPRPAPPSQAANVGAQAPTTDVGTTGNGAAGPPQGATVVEKGSAGDAVWDGVGDAARGIWDDWTSTPLPTIERMYDAYDKGDAVDAFNVVNPLIAFANVSLANDNGDTYSVTRQSTAIGVTVIVGVVVGKITGASTGVGKGGKTTRGPPKAEAIGNARAARDAAGRLADGRPNRSSAAYVGIARDGEVAVGRSRPGVHAEVAADAQLPGGTMTEVMGWRRNPATGQLEWRQIPICPNCQAKFPAERFVPGTVREPTGGSQ, encoded by the coding sequence GTGACGCGCGGCGGCCAAGAACCGGGGACGCGCTACCTGCATGTCGATCACCTTGGGTCGATCGAGACGACCACGAAAGAGAATGGCAGCATCGATGAGCGGCGGAGCTACGATGCATTCGGCGCGCGCAGGAATCCAGAATGGGGCGGGCCATCGATAGCGTTCACGAGCAAAACGAAAAAGGGCTATACAGGCCATGAAGAGGCCGACGAATTCGGCCTCGTCAACATGAAGGGAAGAGTCTACGACCCACGCATTGGGCGGTTCACGACGACCGATCCGATCATTGCAAACGTGTACAATGGGCAAAGCTTTGGGGCGTATTCGTACGTGCGCAACAATCCGCTGACGTTCGTGGATCCGAGCGGGTTTACCGAGGAGGAAGCGCGTCGGTTGTGGCGCGTCGAAGAGACGGGGCAGCTCGGCATTCACATCACGTTCGACCAACTGCCGGCACCAACGCCGCGACCTGCGCCACCGTCACAAGCGGCTAACGTGGGCGCCCAAGCGCCGACAACCGATGTGGGAACGACGGGCAATGGCGCAGCAGGACCGCCGCAGGGTGCGACGGTGGTCGAAAAGGGAAGCGCGGGCGATGCCGTATGGGATGGCGTTGGAGATGCGGCGCGCGGCATTTGGGACGATTGGACGTCGACACCATTGCCGACGATCGAGCGCATGTACGACGCATACGACAAGGGCGATGCCGTCGATGCATTCAATGTGGTCAATCCGCTGATCGCATTCGCCAACGTGTCCCTTGCAAACGACAACGGCGATACGTACAGCGTGACCAGGCAATCGACCGCGATAGGCGTCACGGTCATTGTGGGCGTCGTCGTCGGCAAGATAACCGGTGCAAGCACGGGCGTTGGGAAGGGAGGGAAAACGACGAGGGGGCCGCCGAAGGCGGAGGCGATAGGCAACGCGCGCGCAGCACGTGACGCAGCGGGTCGTCTTGCGGATGGACGACCTAATCGGTCAAGCGCCGCATATGTAGGGATTGCCCGTGATGGCGAAGTCGCCGTTGGTCGCTCGAGACCTGGCGTGCACGCCGAGGTTGCGGCGGATGCACAGCTTCCGGGCGGGACTATGACGGAGGTAATGGGATGGCGGCGAAATCCGGCTACGGGTCAGTTAGAATGGAGGCAGATTCCAATCTGCCCGAACTGTCAAGCCAAATTTCCTGCGGAGCGATTCGTTCCTGGAACTGTTCGTGAACCCACGGGAGGTTCGCAATGA
- a CDS encoding helix-turn-helix transcriptional regulator: MGERSESIDLTVHVGARIQSLRLERDISLRKLAKMAKCNPLSISIIERGRSWIQLRMLRNIARALQVEPFDLFPP; this comes from the coding sequence ATGGGAGAACGAAGCGAGTCGATCGACCTTACGGTTCACGTTGGCGCGCGCATTCAATCACTGCGACTCGAACGCGACATTTCCTTGCGAAAGCTCGCCAAAATGGCGAAGTGCAATCCCTTGAGCATTTCGATCATCGAGCGGGGGCGGTCGTGGATTCAGTTGCGAATGCTGCGGAACATCGCTCGAGCATTACAGGTCGAGCCATTCGATCTATTCCCGCCTTGA